One Rossellomorea aquimaris DNA window includes the following coding sequences:
- a CDS encoding solute carrier family 23 protein: MNQNHQVVLDVEEVPKLGKWITLSIQHLFAMFGATVLVPFLVGLSPGVALISSGLGTLAYLLITRGRIPAYLGSSFAFIAPILAAKSFGGPEAAMMGSFLAGIVYGIVALLISKLGLKWLVRILPPIVVGPVIMVIGLGLAGTAVNMAMYENPGAEELVYSNTHFMVALATLGITVICSIYFKGFLGMVPILAGIVGGYTIAVFAGLVNFQQVLDAPLFQMPEFFIPFVDYTPSFSWEIVSIMVPVALVTLAEHTGDQMVLSKVVGRNFIEKPGLHRSILGDGVATVIASFLGGPPNTTYGENIGVLAITRVFSVFVIGGAAVLAIMFGFIGKITALIGSIPSAVMGGVSILLFGIIASSGLRMLIDNKVDLGNKRNLVISSVILVIGVGGAFVKVNEQVSLSGMALAAIVGVLLNLVLPGREESEGENNLFEEENAKHDVA, from the coding sequence ATGAATCAAAATCATCAAGTTGTGTTAGATGTAGAAGAAGTACCGAAGTTAGGAAAATGGATCACATTGAGTATACAGCATCTATTCGCCATGTTTGGGGCTACGGTATTAGTTCCATTCCTGGTAGGGCTAAGCCCCGGGGTTGCCCTTATCTCAAGTGGATTGGGAACACTTGCTTACCTATTGATCACAAGGGGAAGAATCCCTGCATATTTAGGATCATCCTTCGCATTCATCGCACCTATCTTAGCTGCAAAGAGTTTTGGAGGTCCTGAGGCGGCCATGATGGGAAGCTTTCTAGCCGGGATCGTTTACGGAATCGTAGCATTGCTCATCTCAAAGCTGGGGCTGAAATGGCTTGTGCGGATTCTTCCGCCGATAGTTGTTGGACCTGTGATTATGGTTATAGGATTAGGTCTGGCAGGAACGGCTGTTAATATGGCCATGTATGAAAATCCCGGAGCAGAAGAATTGGTTTACAGCAACACACACTTCATGGTAGCTCTTGCCACTCTGGGCATTACCGTGATTTGCTCGATATACTTTAAAGGCTTTCTCGGAATGGTGCCGATTTTAGCCGGAATCGTTGGTGGGTATACCATAGCGGTATTTGCGGGATTAGTGAATTTTCAACAAGTGTTGGATGCTCCGCTCTTTCAAATGCCGGAATTCTTTATCCCTTTTGTTGACTATACGCCAAGCTTCTCTTGGGAAATTGTGTCCATCATGGTCCCTGTTGCCCTCGTAACCTTGGCAGAGCACACAGGAGACCAGATGGTTCTAAGTAAAGTAGTAGGACGAAACTTCATTGAAAAACCAGGTCTTCACCGCTCGATTCTTGGGGATGGGGTAGCAACTGTGATTGCATCCTTCCTTGGTGGGCCACCAAATACAACGTATGGTGAAAATATTGGAGTATTAGCCATAACACGGGTATTCAGCGTATTCGTCATCGGAGGAGCCGCGGTTCTTGCCATCATGTTCGGGTTTATCGGGAAGATAACTGCCTTGATTGGATCGATTCCATCAGCCGTCATGGGTGGAGTGTCTATCCTTCTGTTCGGAATCATCGCATCTAGCGGACTGCGCATGCTGATAGATAACAAAGTAGACTTAGGGAACAAGCGAAACCTGGTGATTTCCTCAGTGATCCTGGTGATCGGGGTAGGAGGGGCATTTGTGAAGGTCAACGAACAGGTATCCTTATCCGGAATGGCTCTTGCAGCGATTGTCGGAGTTCTCCTAAACCTTGTCTTACCAGGCAGAGAAGAAAGCGAAGGGGAAAACAACTTATTCGAAGAAGAAAATGCTAAGCATGATGTTGCATAG
- a CDS encoding DivIVA domain-containing protein translates to MPLTPLDIHNKEFSRGFRGYDEDEVNEFLDQIIKDYEILIREKKETEERLNSLNERLGHFTNIEETLNKSIVIAQEAGEEVKRNAMKESKLIIKEAEKNADRIVNESLSKARKIAIEIEELKKQSKVFRTRFKMLIEAQLDLLDTNDWDQLMELDLDATDLKTLKEEETLS, encoded by the coding sequence ATGCCTTTAACGCCATTAGACATACATAATAAAGAGTTTAGTCGTGGCTTTCGTGGTTATGATGAGGACGAGGTTAATGAATTTTTAGATCAAATTATTAAGGATTATGAAATTCTTATCCGCGAGAAGAAGGAAACGGAAGAACGTTTAAATTCCTTGAATGAACGTTTAGGTCATTTTACAAACATCGAGGAAACGTTAAACAAGTCAATCGTCATTGCTCAAGAAGCAGGGGAAGAAGTTAAGCGTAATGCAATGAAAGAATCGAAGCTGATCATTAAGGAAGCCGAGAAGAATGCTGATCGCATCGTTAACGAATCATTATCTAAAGCCCGTAAGATTGCCATTGAGATTGAAGAGCTCAAAAAGCAGTCAAAGGTGTTCCGAACTCGTTTCAAAATGTTAATCGAAGCCCAGCTTGATTTACTTGATACAAATGACTGGGATCAATTAATGGAATTAGATCTGGACGCAACAGATTTAAAAACTTTAAAAGAAGAAGAGACATTGTCTTGA
- the ileS gene encoding isoleucine--tRNA ligase produces MEYKDTLLMPKTEFPMRGNLPKREPDTQKKWEEMNIYQKVQERTSDRPLFVLHDGPPYANGNIHMGHALNKILKDFIVRYKSMSGFHAPYVPGWDTHGLPIEQALTNKGVKRKEMTIAEFRKLCEEYAYEQVDNQRTQFKQLGVRGDWDNPYITLKPEYEAQQIKVFGDMAKKGYIYKGKKPVYWSPSSESALAEAEIEYQDKRSPSIYVGFAVTEGKGVLEEGTQLVIWTTTPWTIPANLGIAVHEDLSYVVVIVKESSYVVAEDLLEEVAKNLEWEDYSVSKKVKGAELEHIVAKHPLYDRDSLVVLGEHVTTDSGTGCVHTAPGHGEDDFLVGKKYGLDVLCPVDDKGVMTSEAPGFEGLFYDKANKPITEKLQETGALLKLNFITHSYPHDWRTKKPVIFRATAQWFASIDKFRKELLEAVNETKWVPAWGETRLYNMVRDRGDWCISRQRAWGVPIPVFYAENGQEIISDETIEHVSKLFREHGSNIWFEKEAKDLLPEGFTHEGSPNGKFTKEQDIMDVWFDSGSSHQAVLEERDDLQRPADLYLEGSDQYRGWFNSSLTTSVAVTGKAPYKGVLSHGFALDGDGRKMSKSLGNVVVPEKVMKQLGADILRLWVASVDYQADVRVSDPILKQVAEVYRKIRNTYRFLLGNLSDFDPSTDAVSFDQLREVDQFMLVKLNDLVKNVRNSYDKYEFASIYHAVNNFCTLDLSSFYLDFAKDVLYIESENHFERRAIQTVLYESLVALTKLMSPILSHTADEVWAYIPGVEGESVQLTDMPEVQELRNADELKKKWNAFLELRDDVLKGLEEARNQKMIGKSLTAKVTLYVNDETKALLASIKEDLKQLFIVSAFEIGGAVNAAPEHALSLGENNIVVEKAEGETCDRCWVVTPTVGEDKDHPTLCTRCASVVKESYSHLA; encoded by the coding sequence ATGGAGTATAAAGATACATTATTGATGCCCAAGACGGAATTTCCAATGAGAGGAAATTTACCGAAGCGCGAACCGGATACACAGAAGAAATGGGAAGAAATGAATATTTACCAAAAAGTGCAGGAGAGAACGAGTGATCGCCCTTTATTTGTTCTTCATGATGGACCTCCATACGCCAATGGAAATATCCATATGGGTCACGCATTAAATAAAATTCTTAAAGATTTTATCGTCCGCTATAAATCCATGAGCGGATTTCATGCACCCTATGTTCCAGGCTGGGACACTCATGGTTTACCGATTGAGCAGGCTTTAACGAACAAAGGCGTGAAGCGTAAAGAAATGACTATCGCAGAGTTCCGTAAATTGTGTGAGGAATATGCTTATGAGCAAGTTGATAACCAACGCACCCAGTTCAAACAATTAGGGGTTCGTGGTGATTGGGATAATCCATATATTACCTTAAAGCCTGAGTACGAAGCTCAACAGATTAAAGTATTCGGTGATATGGCAAAGAAAGGCTATATCTATAAAGGTAAAAAGCCGGTGTACTGGTCTCCTTCAAGTGAATCAGCCTTAGCTGAAGCAGAGATCGAGTATCAGGATAAGCGTTCTCCTTCCATCTACGTTGGCTTCGCCGTTACAGAAGGTAAGGGTGTTCTTGAAGAAGGGACTCAATTAGTCATCTGGACGACAACTCCTTGGACGATTCCTGCCAACCTGGGAATTGCCGTTCATGAAGATCTAAGCTATGTCGTTGTAATTGTGAAAGAAAGCAGCTATGTAGTAGCAGAGGATTTATTGGAAGAAGTCGCCAAGAATCTGGAGTGGGAAGATTACTCGGTATCCAAAAAGGTTAAAGGTGCGGAGCTTGAGCACATCGTGGCAAAACACCCATTATATGATCGGGATTCACTTGTTGTCCTAGGGGAACATGTCACGACTGATTCTGGTACTGGATGTGTTCATACGGCTCCAGGACATGGGGAAGATGACTTTCTGGTAGGAAAGAAATATGGCTTGGATGTGTTATGTCCGGTAGACGATAAAGGAGTCATGACCTCAGAAGCGCCAGGATTTGAAGGCTTGTTCTATGATAAAGCCAATAAGCCGATTACCGAAAAGCTACAGGAAACAGGAGCATTGTTAAAGCTTAACTTTATCACTCACTCCTATCCACATGATTGGCGTACGAAAAAGCCTGTTATCTTTAGAGCTACTGCACAATGGTTTGCGTCAATCGATAAATTCCGTAAAGAACTGCTGGAAGCCGTTAATGAAACGAAATGGGTACCTGCTTGGGGGGAAACACGCCTTTACAATATGGTCAGAGACCGTGGAGACTGGTGTATTTCAAGACAACGTGCATGGGGGGTTCCAATCCCGGTATTCTATGCGGAAAATGGCCAGGAGATCATTTCAGATGAAACCATTGAGCATGTATCAAAGCTTTTCCGTGAACACGGTTCAAACATCTGGTTTGAAAAAGAAGCGAAGGATCTTCTACCTGAAGGGTTCACCCATGAAGGAAGCCCTAATGGGAAGTTCACGAAAGAACAGGATATCATGGATGTCTGGTTTGACTCAGGATCTTCACATCAAGCGGTACTTGAAGAAAGAGATGACTTGCAGCGTCCTGCAGACCTTTATTTAGAGGGGTCTGACCAATATCGCGGATGGTTTAACTCTTCCTTGACTACAAGTGTAGCAGTGACGGGTAAAGCTCCATATAAAGGCGTGTTAAGTCATGGATTTGCTCTTGATGGTGACGGAAGAAAAATGAGTAAATCATTAGGGAACGTAGTTGTTCCTGAAAAAGTGATGAAGCAGCTTGGAGCCGATATCCTTCGCCTTTGGGTTGCATCGGTTGATTATCAAGCGGATGTTCGGGTATCAGATCCAATCTTGAAGCAAGTGGCTGAAGTGTATCGTAAAATCCGTAATACGTACCGTTTCTTATTAGGAAACCTCTCTGACTTCGATCCAAGTACAGATGCGGTATCCTTCGATCAATTAAGAGAAGTGGATCAATTCATGCTTGTGAAGTTGAATGATCTTGTGAAAAATGTGAGAAATTCATACGACAAATATGAGTTTGCAAGCATCTATCACGCAGTGAATAATTTCTGTACGTTGGATTTAAGTTCATTCTATCTAGACTTTGCGAAGGATGTTCTATATATCGAGTCAGAAAATCATTTCGAGCGTCGAGCCATTCAAACTGTGTTATATGAATCCCTGGTTGCTCTTACGAAACTGATGTCTCCGATCCTTTCTCATACAGCTGATGAAGTGTGGGCGTATATCCCTGGAGTAGAGGGAGAAAGTGTCCAACTGACTGATATGCCTGAAGTGCAAGAGTTAAGAAATGCTGATGAGTTGAAGAAGAAATGGAATGCATTCCTGGAGTTAAGAGATGATGTATTAAAGGGTCTCGAAGAAGCTCGTAATCAGAAGATGATTGGTAAATCATTAACGGCTAAAGTGACCCTATACGTGAATGATGAAACGAAAGCTTTACTCGCTTCCATTAAGGAAGACTTAAAACAATTGTTCATCGTGTCCGCCTTTGAAATCGGTGGAGCAGTGAACGCGGCACCAGAACATGCATTAAGTCTTGGTGAAAACAATATTGTCGTCGAAAAAGCCGAGGGTGAAACATGTGACCGCTGTTGGGTTGTCACACCCACAGTAGGCGAGGATAAGGATCATCCTACGCTTTGCACACGTTGTGCATCAGTAGTGAAAGAAAGCTATTCTCACCTGGCATAA
- a CDS encoding cell division protein SepF produces MGIKSKFKTFFLLDEDEYDYEEEKFEEEYEEKKPMKSQLSNSKQNVVSLQSVQKSSKMILVEPRVYAEAQEIADHLKNRRSVLVNLQRIQHDQAKRIVDFLSGTVYAIGGDIQRVGDNIFLCTPDNVEVSGNISEFLKEEDLSDSRW; encoded by the coding sequence ATGGGTATCAAGTCAAAGTTTAAAACGTTCTTTTTGCTGGATGAAGATGAATATGATTATGAAGAAGAAAAGTTTGAAGAAGAATACGAGGAGAAAAAGCCCATGAAGTCGCAGCTTTCAAATTCGAAACAAAATGTTGTAAGTCTTCAAAGTGTTCAAAAGTCTTCCAAGATGATTCTGGTTGAACCGAGAGTATACGCCGAAGCTCAAGAGATTGCTGATCACTTAAAGAATAGACGCTCTGTCCTGGTAAACTTACAGCGGATTCAACATGATCAAGCGAAACGCATTGTCGACTTTTTAAGTGGAACTGTGTACGCAATTGGCGGCGACATTCAGCGTGTTGGAGATAATATTTTTCTTTGTACGCCTGATAATGTGGAAGTGAGCGGAAATATCTCTGAGTTTTTAAAAGAGGAAGATCTATCAGATTCGAGGTGGTAA
- a CDS encoding YggT family protein has translation MVLLYEILSNLIQIYSWALIIYILMSWFPNARETAIGQFLSRICEPYLEPFRRFVPSIGMIDISPIVAFIVLNLAQSGLYQLFRWLI, from the coding sequence ATGGTGTTGCTTTATGAGATTTTATCGAACCTTATTCAAATTTACTCCTGGGCACTAATCATTTATATCCTGATGTCCTGGTTTCCAAATGCAAGGGAAACGGCAATTGGTCAGTTCCTTTCAAGAATATGCGAACCGTATTTAGAGCCGTTCAGACGTTTTGTTCCATCTATCGGGATGATTGATATTTCACCAATCGTGGCATTCATTGTATTGAACTTGGCACAATCTGGTTTATACCAATTATTTAGATGGCTGATTTAA
- a CDS encoding RluA family pseudouridine synthase has product MEVIQHNIQQEDQGERIDKVVSQLNKEWSRSQVQQWIKEGHVKVNGEAVKPNFKCPADAVIEVSIPEPEELDVEPEDLNLDISYEDGDVIVVNKPKGMVVHPAPGHYSGTMVNGLMYHCKDLSGINGVLRPGIVHRIDKDTSGLLMVAKNDMAHEHLVNQLVEKSVTRKYTAIVHGLIPHEYGTIDAPIGRDPKDRQSMAVVDNGKQAVTHFRVLDRYKDFTLVECELETGRTHQIRVHMKYIGFPLAGDPKYGPRKTLSIEGQALHAGVLGFVHPRTEEYIEFHAELPPEFTKLVKHLENNR; this is encoded by the coding sequence ATGGAAGTAATTCAGCACAACATACAGCAGGAAGACCAGGGAGAACGAATTGATAAAGTCGTAAGTCAGTTGAACAAGGAATGGTCCCGTTCACAGGTTCAACAATGGATAAAAGAAGGTCATGTCAAAGTGAATGGTGAGGCAGTCAAACCTAATTTTAAATGTCCAGCGGATGCGGTAATCGAGGTTTCGATCCCGGAACCCGAAGAGTTGGATGTAGAGCCGGAAGACCTCAATCTTGACATTTCCTATGAAGATGGGGATGTCATCGTTGTAAACAAGCCAAAGGGTATGGTCGTTCACCCTGCACCTGGGCATTATTCAGGGACAATGGTGAATGGTTTGATGTATCATTGTAAGGATCTATCAGGCATTAATGGAGTTCTAAGACCGGGGATCGTCCACCGTATAGATAAGGACACTTCCGGCTTATTGATGGTGGCGAAAAATGACATGGCTCACGAGCATTTGGTAAATCAGCTTGTTGAAAAGTCAGTTACAAGAAAATATACAGCCATCGTACATGGCTTGATTCCCCACGAATACGGCACCATTGATGCTCCGATAGGAAGAGACCCTAAAGATCGCCAAAGTATGGCTGTAGTGGATAATGGCAAACAAGCGGTGACACATTTCAGAGTGCTGGATCGCTATAAAGATTTCACATTAGTCGAATGTGAATTGGAGACCGGTCGAACGCATCAAATCCGTGTGCACATGAAGTATATCGGCTTCCCGCTTGCCGGGGATCCAAAGTATGGACCACGTAAGACCTTGAGCATAGAGGGACAGGCCCTTCATGCTGGAGTGTTAGGTTTTGTCCATCCAAGAACCGAAGAATATATAGAATTCCACGCGGAGTTACCGCCGGAGTTCACAAAACTTGTGAAGCATCTTGAAAATAATCGTTGA
- a CDS encoding aspartate carbamoyltransferase catalytic subunit has product MKNLLTMNDLSKEEIIEILDAAERFKGGETWKEGSNKYVANLFFEASTRTKCSFEMAERKLGLEVIPFEAQTSSVQKGESLYDTVKTLESIGVEAVVIRHSLERYFDELARLNISVINGGDGCGNHPTQCLLDLLTIRQEFGGFEGLKVSIIGDIAHSRVARSNAEALTKLGAEVMFSGPKEWFPSQDRHQHRPIDECISDSNVVMLLRIQYERHDSTSSLTKEEYHESFGLTESRKARMKPTGIILHPAPVNRGVEIADSLVECDQSRIFKQMENGVFVRMAVLKRALETN; this is encoded by the coding sequence ATGAAGAACTTGTTGACAATGAATGATTTATCAAAAGAGGAAATCATTGAAATATTAGATGCAGCTGAACGCTTTAAAGGGGGAGAAACGTGGAAGGAAGGCTCCAATAAATATGTAGCCAATCTTTTCTTCGAGGCAAGTACACGGACGAAATGCAGTTTTGAGATGGCGGAAAGGAAACTTGGTCTCGAGGTCATTCCATTTGAAGCACAAACTTCAAGTGTACAAAAGGGAGAAAGCTTGTATGACACGGTGAAAACATTAGAAAGCATCGGTGTAGAAGCCGTAGTCATCCGGCACTCCCTTGAACGGTATTTCGATGAACTGGCACGACTTAACATAAGCGTTATCAACGGAGGCGATGGATGTGGTAATCATCCTACCCAATGCCTGTTGGACCTGCTGACCATTCGACAGGAATTTGGAGGGTTCGAAGGACTGAAGGTATCGATCATTGGAGACATCGCCCATAGCCGGGTGGCAAGATCCAATGCAGAAGCGTTAACAAAGCTGGGAGCAGAAGTGATGTTCTCTGGGCCAAAGGAATGGTTCCCATCACAGGATCGACATCAACATAGGCCGATAGATGAATGTATATCAGATTCCAATGTGGTCATGTTACTGAGAATTCAATATGAACGACACGATAGTACATCAAGCTTAACGAAAGAGGAATATCATGAAAGCTTTGGCTTGACGGAAAGTCGAAAAGCACGAATGAAACCAACCGGTATCATTCTTCATCCGGCACCGGTCAATCGTGGAGTTGAAATTGCAGATTCATTGGTGGAATGTGATCAATCAAGAATCTTTAAGCAGATGGAGAATGGAGTATTCGTCAGAATGGCTGTTTTAAAGAGAGCACTTGAAACCAACTAA
- the pyrR gene encoding bifunctional pyr operon transcriptional regulator/uracil phosphoribosyltransferase PyrR: MTKKATVLDQPAIRRALTRIAHEIIERNKGIEDCILVGIKTRGIYIANRLAERIHDIEGEQIPVGEIDITLYRDDLSKKTEDHEPEVKGSDLPVDITNKKVILVDDVLFTGRTVRAGLDALMDLGRPSQIQLAVLVDRGHRELPIRADFVGKNIPTSSSEKIMVALTEVDQEDIVAIHEKE, encoded by the coding sequence ATGACTAAAAAAGCTACGGTTCTGGATCAACCCGCCATTCGAAGGGCGCTGACAAGAATAGCCCATGAAATCATCGAGCGTAACAAAGGAATTGAAGATTGTATTCTGGTTGGAATCAAAACAAGAGGCATTTACATCGCTAACCGATTAGCCGAGCGAATTCATGATATAGAAGGTGAGCAAATTCCTGTAGGGGAAATAGACATCACCCTTTACCGGGATGACTTATCAAAGAAAACAGAGGATCATGAACCAGAGGTCAAAGGCTCTGACCTGCCTGTTGATATTACGAACAAGAAAGTCATTCTGGTCGACGATGTATTATTTACAGGAAGAACGGTCCGTGCAGGTTTGGACGCATTAATGGATCTTGGACGACCGAGTCAAATTCAACTTGCAGTCCTGGTTGACCGGGGACATAGAGAATTACCGATAAGGGCAGACTTTGTAGGGAAAAATATTCCTACATCCAGCTCCGAAAAAATCATGGTTGCCTTAACAGAGGTCGATCAGGAAGATATCGTTGCAATTCACGAAAAAGAATAA
- the lspA gene encoding signal peptidase II: protein MFYYLLALVVIGLDQLTKWLVVKRMTEGESIKIIDNFLYLTSHRNQGAAWGILQGQMWFFYIITVVVIVGIVYYMQVHAKGHSLFSLSLAFMLGGAIGNFIDRVFRKEVVDFLNTYIFSYDFPIFNIADAALTIGVALLLIYMYLDERKAKKENKNGSNSAQHTAGRPGRTN, encoded by the coding sequence GTGTTTTATTATTTATTGGCTTTGGTTGTGATTGGACTCGATCAATTAACAAAATGGTTGGTTGTGAAACGAATGACAGAAGGAGAAAGTATAAAGATCATAGACAATTTTTTATATCTTACTTCTCATCGAAATCAAGGTGCAGCATGGGGAATACTTCAAGGGCAAATGTGGTTTTTTTACATTATTACAGTAGTAGTGATTGTAGGTATTGTGTATTATATGCAAGTCCATGCAAAAGGGCATTCTTTATTCAGTCTAAGTTTAGCCTTTATGCTTGGTGGAGCTATTGGAAACTTTATTGACCGTGTCTTTCGAAAAGAAGTGGTTGATTTCTTAAATACATACATCTTTTCCTATGATTTTCCGATCTTTAATATTGCCGATGCAGCATTAACCATTGGAGTAGCATTGTTACTAATTTACATGTATTTAGACGAACGAAAAGCAAAGAAGGAGAACAAAAATGGAAGTAATTCAGCACAACATACAGCAGGAAGACCAGGGAGAACGAATTGA
- a CDS encoding RNA-binding protein encodes MSSIYQHFRPDEKEFVDAVLEWKLAVENQYAAKRTDFLDPRQQHIVESVIGNNDEIILSFFPENTERKRALLYPPYFQPEEEDFGIKLFEIQYPSKFVTIEHRQVLGTLMSLGLKREKFGDILSEGDIIQLMLADEISEYVRMELTKIGKAKISMSDIPMKDRIESKEEWMEKVTTVSSLRLDVVLAAINNDSRQKAQTLIKSNHVKVNWKTVENSSFEVEAGDVISARGYGRSKLMSIEGRTKRDKWRISVGILK; translated from the coding sequence GTGTCTTCAATTTATCAACATTTCAGGCCGGATGAGAAAGAGTTTGTGGATGCTGTACTGGAGTGGAAACTGGCAGTGGAAAACCAATATGCAGCGAAACGAACGGACTTTTTGGATCCAAGGCAGCAGCATATTGTCGAGTCCGTCATTGGAAATAACGATGAAATCATCCTTTCCTTCTTTCCGGAAAATACGGAACGGAAAAGAGCTTTATTGTATCCACCTTATTTTCAGCCTGAAGAAGAAGATTTTGGTATTAAGTTATTTGAAATACAGTACCCGTCCAAGTTTGTTACAATAGAGCATAGACAGGTACTCGGGACTCTCATGTCATTAGGGTTGAAACGGGAAAAATTCGGGGATATTTTATCGGAGGGCGATATCATCCAACTCATGCTCGCAGATGAGATCTCTGAATACGTCCGGATGGAACTCACAAAAATAGGCAAAGCAAAGATTTCCATGAGTGATATTCCAATGAAGGATCGAATCGAGAGTAAGGAAGAATGGATGGAGAAAGTGACTACAGTAAGCTCCCTGCGGTTAGATGTCGTTCTCGCAGCTATCAATAATGATTCCCGTCAAAAAGCTCAAACATTGATTAAAAGCAATCATGTGAAAGTCAATTGGAAAACGGTCGAAAATTCCTCGTTTGAAGTAGAAGCTGGGGATGTAATCTCGGCAAGAGGGTATGGAAGAAGTAAGTTAATGTCCATTGAAGGAAGAACGAAACGGGATAAATGGCGAATTTCTGTTGGAATACTGAAATAA